A single region of the Novipirellula aureliae genome encodes:
- a CDS encoding metallophosphoesterase — protein MTDGLSNFDLVGDIHGHADALKELLSDMGYIRHGRGYRRQNRKVIFVGDFVDQGQDAS, from the coding sequence ATGACAGATGGCCTTTCTAACTTTGACCTCGTTGGCGACATTCACGGGCACGCGGATGCACTGAAGGAATTGCTTTCCGACATGGGATACATCCGGCATGGGCGTGGATATCGGCGTCAGAATCGGAAGGTCATTTTCGTTGGCGACTTCGTGGATCAAGGCCAGGACGCTTCGTAA